Proteins co-encoded in one Streptomyces sp. JH34 genomic window:
- a CDS encoding MFS transporter, translating to MQRTTNEQHAGKLPDPRRGRGGGVVPVLAFAGITVAVMQTLLVPVIKDLPSLLHTDPANATWVMTATLLAGAVATPIMGRLGDLYGKRRMLLASLAVMVVGSLICASTDDLVVMIAGRALQGFAMGAIPLGIGIMRDVLPRERLGSAMALMSSSIGVGGGLALPAAAIVAQHADWHALFLASAGLGVLAMTLTVLVVPEPPLRAPGRFDLVGALGLSLGLVCLLLPVTKGSDWGWTSPLTLGLIAASLVILVLWGLFELRSPAPLVDLRTSARREVLLTNLVSIMVGVAFYAVSLVLPQLLQLPESTGYGLGQSMVVAGLCVAPLGLTMMFVAPLYARISARRGPKVSLMLGMLVIAVGYGAGLGLMSAAWQTVVIAVVLGAGIGLAYSSLPALIIGAVDASETGAANGLNTLMRSIGTSLSSAVIGMVLANTSVRMGPVDVPTMEGFRTSFMIATGAVLIGLVLAAFLPAQRQERPVLLASSSGDALAAAESAPVAAPVGVPERRTSAP from the coding sequence ATGCAACGGACGACGAACGAACAGCACGCAGGGAAGCTCCCCGACCCGCGCAGGGGCCGGGGCGGCGGCGTCGTTCCCGTGCTCGCGTTCGCGGGGATCACCGTCGCGGTGATGCAGACCCTGCTCGTCCCCGTCATCAAGGACCTGCCGTCCCTGCTGCACACCGACCCGGCGAACGCGACCTGGGTGATGACGGCGACCCTGCTCGCCGGGGCCGTCGCGACGCCGATCATGGGACGGCTCGGCGATCTGTACGGCAAGCGGCGGATGCTGCTGGCCAGCCTCGCGGTGATGGTGGTCGGTTCGCTGATCTGCGCCTCCACCGACGACCTCGTGGTCATGATCGCCGGCCGGGCGCTCCAGGGCTTCGCCATGGGGGCCATTCCGCTGGGGATCGGCATCATGCGCGACGTGCTGCCGCGCGAGCGGCTCGGCTCGGCGATGGCCCTGATGAGCTCCTCCATAGGTGTGGGCGGCGGACTCGCGCTGCCCGCCGCCGCGATCGTCGCGCAGCACGCCGACTGGCACGCCCTCTTCCTGGCGTCGGCCGGGCTGGGCGTGCTGGCCATGACCCTGACCGTCCTCGTCGTGCCGGAGCCGCCGCTGCGCGCGCCGGGGCGCTTCGACCTCGTCGGCGCGCTGGGGCTCTCCCTCGGCCTGGTCTGTCTGCTGCTGCCCGTCACCAAGGGCAGCGACTGGGGCTGGACCTCCCCCCTGACGCTCGGGCTGATCGCCGCCTCCCTGGTGATCCTGGTGCTGTGGGGCCTGTTCGAGCTGCGTTCCCCGGCGCCGTTGGTGGATCTGCGGACCAGCGCCCGCCGTGAGGTGCTGCTCACCAACCTCGTCTCGATCATGGTCGGGGTCGCCTTCTACGCCGTCTCGCTCGTCCTCCCGCAGCTGCTCCAGCTGCCGGAGTCGACGGGGTACGGTCTGGGCCAGTCCATGGTGGTGGCCGGGCTCTGCGTGGCGCCGCTGGGCCTGACGATGATGTTCGTCGCCCCGCTGTACGCCCGGATCTCCGCCCGCCGCGGGCCGAAGGTCTCCCTGATGCTCGGCATGCTGGTCATCGCCGTCGGTTACGGGGCGGGGCTCGGGCTCATGAGCGCCGCCTGGCAGACCGTGGTGATCGCCGTGGTCCTGGGGGCTGGCATCGGGCTCGCGTACTCCTCGCTGCCCGCCCTGATCATCGGGGCGGTCGACGCCTCCGAGACCGGGGCGGCCAACGGCCTGAACACCCTGATGCGGTCGATCGGCACCTCGCTGTCGAGCGCGGTGATCGGCATGGTGCTGGCGAACACCTCGGTGCGGATGGGACCGGTGGACGTCCCCACCATGGAGGGCTTCCGGACCTCGTTCATGATCGCCACCGGGGCGGTGCTGATCGGTCTCGTGCTGGCCGCGTTCCTGCCCGCGCAGCGGCAGGAACGCCCGGTGCTGCTGGCCAGCAGCTCCGGCGACGCCCTCGCCGCCGCGGAGTCCGCCCCCGTGGCGGCGCCGGTCGGTGTCCCGGAGCGTCGGACCTCGGCTCCGTAG
- a CDS encoding response regulator transcription factor, with amino-acid sequence MPEDHRPTVSVRILLAEDQGMMRSALALLLGMEPDFEVVAQVAAGDEIVDAAHLSRPDVALLDIELPGRSGLDAAADLRTEVPDCRVLILTTFGRPGYLRRAMEAGASGFLVKDGPVGDLAKAIRQVLAGETVIDPALAAAALGAGPSPLTPRERDALNASVDGATVADIAGKLSLSESTVRNYLSSAIGKTGTRNRMEAMRAARRQGWL; translated from the coding sequence ATGCCGGAGGACCACCGCCCCACGGTTTCGGTACGCATCCTGCTCGCCGAGGACCAGGGCATGATGCGCAGCGCGCTCGCCCTGCTGCTCGGGATGGAGCCGGACTTCGAGGTGGTCGCCCAGGTGGCGGCCGGTGACGAGATCGTCGACGCGGCGCATCTGTCCCGTCCGGACGTGGCGCTGCTGGACATCGAGCTCCCGGGCCGCAGCGGCCTGGACGCGGCCGCCGATCTGCGTACGGAGGTGCCTGACTGCCGGGTGCTGATCCTGACGACCTTCGGCAGGCCGGGTTATCTGCGGCGGGCCATGGAGGCCGGGGCTTCGGGCTTCCTGGTGAAGGACGGCCCGGTCGGGGATCTGGCGAAGGCGATCCGGCAGGTGCTGGCCGGTGAGACCGTGATCGACCCGGCGCTCGCCGCCGCCGCGCTGGGCGCGGGCCCGAGTCCGTTGACCCCTCGGGAGCGGGACGCGCTGAACGCCTCGGTGGACGGGGCGACGGTCGCCGACATCGCCGGGAAGCTGAGCCTCTCGGAGTCCACGGTCCGCAACTACCTCTCCTCGGCGATCGGCAAGACGGGCACGCGCAACCGCATGGAGGCGATGCGTGCGGCACGCCGGCAGGGCTGGCTCTGA
- a CDS encoding sensor histidine kinase — MTVLGRATRRRKGRPGPPGPYALLPTLLMGLGAFSNLWQGETPNPWVGGLGLLAFNSLYISVVFRGFDRRRRESVTSYVLLAAMGTITFGLSIGYGGNWLLFFPLFSLACGTILRGRRLGAGLVVLAACACAVAVWRGDHVSEPWTIGYGTFISGAVTAAILTLSETVTELRATRQELARGAVEQERLRFSRDLHDLLGHTLSVVVVKSEAARRLAPHDVDAAVAQVVDIESVGRQALTEIREAVTGYREGSLATELERAGPVLAAAGIGTAVHRSGPAPAPQADALLGWVAREAVTNAVRHSAATSCVFVLDSTPERVRLTVTDDGTGSGQPVVTTRGGTGLKGLAERLAAAGGSLESGPGPDGGFVVTAELPAGTWAPPGARDCG, encoded by the coding sequence GTGACCGTGCTCGGGAGGGCGACGAGAAGGAGGAAGGGGCGGCCCGGACCGCCCGGCCCGTACGCCCTGCTGCCCACGCTGCTGATGGGGCTCGGCGCGTTCTCCAATCTGTGGCAGGGCGAGACGCCCAATCCCTGGGTCGGCGGACTGGGGCTGCTGGCCTTCAACTCCCTCTACATCTCCGTGGTGTTCAGGGGCTTCGACAGGAGGAGGCGGGAGAGCGTCACGTCCTACGTGCTGCTCGCCGCGATGGGCACCATCACCTTCGGCCTCTCGATCGGCTACGGCGGCAACTGGCTGCTGTTCTTCCCCTTGTTCTCCCTGGCGTGCGGCACCATCCTGCGGGGTCGGCGGCTGGGCGCAGGCCTGGTCGTCCTGGCCGCGTGCGCCTGTGCGGTGGCCGTGTGGCGCGGCGACCACGTGTCGGAACCCTGGACGATCGGGTACGGCACGTTCATCTCGGGGGCGGTGACGGCGGCGATCCTCACGCTGTCGGAGACGGTGACGGAGCTGCGCGCGACCCGGCAGGAGCTGGCCCGCGGCGCCGTCGAGCAGGAGCGGCTGCGCTTCTCGCGCGATCTGCACGACTTGCTCGGCCACACCCTGTCGGTCGTCGTCGTCAAGTCGGAGGCGGCACGCAGGCTCGCCCCGCACGACGTCGACGCCGCGGTGGCGCAGGTCGTCGACATCGAGTCCGTGGGCCGCCAGGCCCTCACCGAGATCCGTGAGGCGGTGACGGGATACCGCGAGGGCAGCCTGGCCACCGAGTTGGAGCGGGCCGGTCCGGTGCTGGCCGCCGCCGGGATCGGCACGGCCGTCCACCGCTCGGGGCCGGCGCCCGCCCCGCAGGCCGACGCGCTGCTGGGCTGGGTGGCGCGGGAGGCCGTCACCAACGCCGTGCGCCACAGTGCCGCGACCAGCTGTGTGTTCGTGCTCGACTCCACGCCCGAACGGGTCCGGCTGACGGTGACGGACGACGGCACCGGGTCCGGACAGCCGGTGGTCACGACGCGCGGCGGTACGGGGCTGAAGGGCCTGGCCGAGCGGCTGGCCGCCGCGGGCGGCTCCCTGGAGTCGGGCCCCGGGCCGGACGGCGGCTTCGTCGTGACGGCGGAGCTGCCGGCCGGGACGTGGGCGCCACCCGGAGCACGGGACTGCGGCTGA
- a CDS encoding ABC transporter permease: MFPYIALEIRRTLRDPTFLVFGTGMPVMMYLLFTNLGGGGAYDDWKAASMVGMAAYGALGSSMAIGTGIASDKSLGWLRQLRITPLSPGRAVAGRAVSGSVTVLPTVLTVLSAGALVNGVRMAPWQWGALVLLLWIGALPFTLLGIGNGYRLTPQGTGVVNVACLMGFAVVGGLWFPLGMFPGWLRTVGGFTPAHAFADLGWATIAGRAPAAGSVAVLGAWLLLFGGYAVLSYRRSARTL, from the coding sequence ATGTTCCCCTACATCGCCCTGGAGATCCGCAGGACCCTGCGCGATCCCACGTTCCTGGTCTTCGGGACGGGCATGCCGGTGATGATGTATCTGCTCTTCACGAACCTCGGAGGGGGCGGCGCGTACGACGACTGGAAGGCCGCGTCCATGGTCGGCATGGCGGCGTACGGGGCACTCGGGTCCTCGATGGCGATCGGCACGGGCATCGCGTCGGACAAGTCCCTCGGCTGGCTGCGTCAGTTGAGGATCACACCGCTGTCCCCGGGGCGCGCGGTGGCGGGACGCGCGGTCAGCGGTTCGGTGACCGTCCTGCCGACCGTCCTGACCGTCCTGTCGGCGGGGGCGCTCGTCAACGGGGTCCGGATGGCGCCCTGGCAGTGGGGCGCGCTGGTACTGCTGCTGTGGATCGGCGCGCTGCCGTTCACCCTGCTCGGCATCGGCAACGGCTACCGGCTCACCCCCCAGGGGACGGGGGTGGTCAACGTGGCCTGCCTGATGGGCTTCGCGGTCGTCGGCGGGCTGTGGTTCCCGCTCGGCATGTTCCCCGGATGGCTGCGGACCGTGGGCGGGTTCACCCCCGCGCACGCCTTCGCCGACCTTGGCTGGGCGACGATCGCGGGGCGCGCCCCGGCGGCCGGGTCCGTGGCCGTGCTGGGTGCGTGGCTGCTGCTGTTCGGCGGGTACGCGGTGCTGTCCTACCGCAGGTCGGCGAGGACCCTGTGA
- a CDS encoding ABC transporter ATP-binding protein, with protein sequence MEFTAAVKTFRTAGRTVRAVDGIDLTVGRGETVALLGRNGAGKSTAIGLLLGLDVPDSGTVRLLGRTPDRAVRAGLAGAMLQDGRPIPRVTVGELVRFVAALHPHPLPVAEALALAGVAEYAGRRVDKLSGGQVQRVRFAVALAGDPELVVLDEPTAALDVEARNAFWASIRSCAERGVTVLFSTHHLEEADAHAGRIVVLDLGRIVADGSGEVIKRSAGGGVVSLDLAGRPAAGLDSLPGVTAVEVHGDRALLRTDDSDATVVELARMGAVRGLQVSRATLEDAFLLLTSPAAGAAAGPGKEAE encoded by the coding sequence GTGGAGTTCACCGCCGCGGTGAAGACGTTCAGGACGGCAGGACGCACCGTCCGGGCGGTCGACGGCATCGATCTGACGGTCGGGCGGGGCGAGACCGTCGCACTGCTGGGGCGCAACGGGGCGGGCAAGTCCACGGCCATCGGTCTCCTGCTGGGCCTGGACGTGCCGGACTCCGGCACGGTCCGCCTCCTCGGCCGCACCCCTGACCGGGCGGTGCGTGCCGGCCTGGCCGGCGCGATGCTCCAGGACGGCCGGCCGATCCCCCGGGTGACGGTGGGTGAGCTGGTCCGCTTCGTCGCGGCGCTCCATCCGCACCCCCTGCCCGTGGCCGAGGCACTCGCCCTCGCCGGGGTGGCGGAGTACGCCGGCCGGCGGGTCGACAAGCTGTCCGGCGGACAGGTCCAGCGCGTCCGGTTCGCGGTGGCGCTTGCCGGTGATCCCGAACTGGTCGTGCTGGACGAGCCGACGGCCGCCCTGGACGTCGAGGCGAGGAACGCGTTCTGGGCCTCGATCCGGTCCTGCGCGGAACGCGGCGTCACCGTCCTGTTCTCCACGCATCATCTGGAGGAGGCCGACGCGCACGCCGGCCGGATCGTCGTCCTGGACCTCGGCAGGATCGTCGCGGACGGCAGCGGCGAGGTGATCAAGCGGTCGGCGGGCGGCGGCGTGGTCTCCCTCGACCTGGCCGGCCGGCCCGCCGCGGGGCTGGACTCGCTGCCCGGTGTCACGGCGGTCGAGGTGCACGGGGACCGGGCTCTGCTGCGCACGGACGACTCGGACGCGACGGTCGTCGAACTGGCCAGGATGGGTGCCGTACGCGGGCTCCAGGTCAGCAGGGCCACCCTGGAGGACGCGTTCCTCCTCCTCACCTCCCCCGCCGCGGGCGCGGCGGCCGGTCCCGGGAAGGAGGCCGAGTGA
- a CDS encoding iron-siderophore ABC transporter substrate-binding protein encodes MSLRSRGTAAIGLAVAAALSLSACGGDDTAGGSAGGDTGGDKKAAVATGGKDFADAAKKTAEYGTDAAAGEFPRTVTHAMGSTSIEAAPERVVVLDVGEFDNVVSLGVKPVGYAPSEGDEAIPSYLEKDAGDPVSVGTINSLNLEAIAGLKPDLILGSQLRAADTYDELSKIAPTVFSIRPGFTWKENYLLNAAALDRTAKAKSELAAYEANAKKLGEDIGPDKPTISMVRYLPDKIRLYAKASFIGTILQDVGLPRPANQQIDDLAAEISPENIDQADADWIFTGVYGDAKATKRDTARANPLWKNLAAVKAGRAKDVSDETWYLGLGVTSANLVLDDLRADLVK; translated from the coding sequence ATGTCCCTCAGAAGCCGCGGCACCGCCGCGATCGGTCTCGCGGTCGCGGCCGCACTCTCCCTCTCGGCGTGCGGCGGCGACGACACGGCGGGCGGTTCGGCGGGCGGCGACACCGGCGGCGACAAGAAGGCGGCCGTCGCCACGGGCGGCAAGGACTTCGCCGACGCCGCGAAGAAGACGGCGGAGTACGGCACCGACGCCGCGGCCGGCGAGTTCCCCCGCACGGTCACCCACGCCATGGGCAGCACCTCGATCGAGGCCGCGCCCGAGCGCGTGGTCGTGCTCGACGTCGGCGAGTTCGACAACGTGGTCTCGCTCGGTGTGAAGCCGGTCGGTTACGCCCCCTCCGAAGGGGACGAGGCCATCCCGTCGTACCTGGAGAAGGACGCCGGGGACCCGGTGAGCGTCGGGACGATCAACAGCCTCAACCTCGAAGCGATCGCCGGTCTGAAGCCGGACCTGATCCTCGGCAGCCAGCTGCGCGCCGCGGACACGTACGACGAGCTCTCGAAGATCGCGCCGACCGTGTTCTCCATCCGTCCGGGCTTCACCTGGAAGGAGAACTACCTCCTGAACGCCGCCGCGCTCGACAGGACCGCGAAGGCGAAGTCCGAGCTCGCCGCCTACGAGGCGAACGCGAAGAAGCTCGGCGAGGACATCGGTCCCGACAAGCCGACGATCTCGATGGTCCGCTACCTGCCGGACAAGATCCGCCTCTACGCCAAGGCGTCCTTCATCGGCACGATCCTCCAGGACGTGGGTCTGCCGCGGCCCGCGAACCAGCAGATCGACGATCTCGCCGCGGAGATCAGCCCGGAGAACATCGACCAGGCGGACGCCGACTGGATCTTCACCGGCGTCTACGGCGACGCGAAGGCCACCAAGCGCGACACCGCCCGCGCCAACCCGCTCTGGAAGAACCTCGCCGCGGTGAAGGCCGGCCGGGCCAAGGACGTCTCCGACGAGACCTGGTACCTCGGTCTCGGCGTCACCTCCGCGAACCTCGTCCTCGACGACCTCCGCGCCGACCTCGTCAAGTAA
- a CDS encoding Nif3-like dinuclear metal center hexameric protein, with the protein MPRLSEVIAELDALWPPERAEGWDAVGTVCGDPGADVDRVLFAVDPVQQIADEARDLGAQLIVTHHPLYLRGTTTVAATTFKGRVVHGLIRNGIALHVAHTNADTADPGVSDALAGSLDLRVTGPLVPDPTDAAGRRGLGRVCELDHPETLRDFAARAAARLPATAQGIRLAGDPDALVRRVAVSGGSGDSLFDAVRAAGVDAFLTADLRHHPASEAVQHSPLGLVDAAHWATEWPWCEQAAAQLDAISDRHGWDLRVHVSKQVTDPWTTHHSSGAPN; encoded by the coding sequence GTGCCCCGTCTGTCTGAAGTCATCGCCGAGCTCGACGCCCTCTGGCCTCCCGAGCGGGCCGAAGGATGGGACGCCGTCGGCACCGTCTGCGGCGACCCCGGAGCGGACGTCGACCGGGTCCTCTTCGCCGTCGACCCCGTGCAGCAGATCGCGGACGAGGCCCGCGACCTCGGTGCCCAGCTGATCGTCACCCACCACCCGCTCTACCTGCGCGGTACGACGACGGTCGCGGCCACCACCTTCAAGGGCCGGGTCGTGCACGGGCTCATCAGGAACGGCATCGCCCTGCACGTCGCACACACCAACGCCGACACCGCCGACCCCGGGGTCTCCGACGCCCTCGCCGGTTCCCTGGACCTGCGGGTCACCGGCCCGCTCGTGCCGGACCCCACCGACGCGGCGGGCCGCCGCGGACTCGGTCGCGTCTGCGAGCTCGACCACCCCGAGACCCTCCGCGACTTCGCCGCCCGCGCCGCCGCCCGGCTGCCCGCCACCGCGCAGGGCATCCGGCTGGCCGGTGACCCGGACGCCCTCGTGCGCAGGGTCGCGGTGAGCGGCGGCTCCGGCGACAGCCTCTTCGACGCCGTGCGGGCCGCGGGTGTGGACGCCTTCCTCACCGCCGACCTGCGCCACCACCCGGCCTCCGAGGCCGTCCAGCACTCGCCGCTCGGCCTCGTCGATGCCGCACACTGGGCCACCGAATGGCCCTGGTGCGAGCAGGCCGCCGCGCAGCTCGACGCGATTTCCGACCGCCACGGATGGGACCTCCGGGTCCACGTCTCGAAGCAGGTCACCGACCCCTGGACCACCCACCACTCTTCTGGAGCCCCCAACTGA
- a CDS encoding C4-type zinc ribbon domain-containing protein, with translation MNAAPADQIRLLEVQALDVRLSQLSHKRTSLPEHAELDSLNSDLAQLRDLLVASQTEESDTTREQTKAEQDVDQVRQRAVRDQQRLDSGAVSSPKDLENLQREITSLAKRQGDLEDVVLEIMERRESAQERVTELTERVGAVQAKVDDATARRDAATQELDAEAATVSKDREVVAGAVPADLLKLYDKLRAQQGGVGAARLYQRRCEGCRLELNITEVNDVKAASPDTVLRCENCHRILVRTSESGL, from the coding sequence CTGAACGCCGCGCCCGCCGACCAGATCCGACTCCTCGAAGTCCAGGCACTCGACGTACGTCTGTCGCAGCTCTCCCACAAGCGCACGTCGCTGCCCGAGCACGCCGAGCTCGACTCGCTCAACAGCGACCTCGCACAGCTGCGCGACCTGCTCGTCGCCTCGCAGACCGAGGAGAGCGACACCACCCGCGAGCAGACCAAGGCGGAGCAGGACGTGGACCAGGTGCGCCAGCGCGCCGTCCGCGACCAGCAGCGGCTCGACTCCGGGGCGGTCTCCTCGCCGAAGGACCTGGAGAACCTGCAGCGCGAGATCACCTCGCTGGCCAAGCGCCAGGGTGACCTCGAGGACGTCGTCCTCGAGATCATGGAGCGCCGCGAGTCCGCCCAGGAGCGCGTCACCGAGCTGACCGAACGCGTCGGCGCGGTGCAGGCCAAGGTCGACGACGCGACCGCCCGCCGGGACGCCGCGACCCAGGAGCTCGACGCCGAGGCCGCCACCGTCTCCAAGGACCGCGAGGTCGTCGCGGGTGCCGTTCCCGCCGACCTGCTGAAGCTCTACGACAAGCTGCGCGCCCAGCAGGGCGGCGTCGGCGCGGCCCGGCTCTACCAGCGCCGCTGCGAGGGCTGCCGCCTGGAGCTGAACATCACCGAGGTCAACGACGTGAAGGCCGCGTCCCCCGACACGGTGCTGCGCTGCGAGAACTGTCACCGCATCCTGGTCCGCACCTCGGAGTCGGGCCTGTAA
- a CDS encoding bifunctional RNase H/acid phosphatase: MPAPRRLVVEADGGSRGNPGPAGYGAVVLDPVDAATLAEAAEYIGVATNNVAEYRGLIAGLTAVRDLFPDTPVQVRVRMDSKLVVEQMSGRWKIKHPDMKPLAEEAARVLPASSVTYEWIPRAENKHADRLANEAMDAGKRGEQWDPGASTADVETTRTRILHEQQPPSGPPGDAVAGAAKVRAALAAARPVAAPQPESAQAPQVGWGSAPDLGAPATFLLLRHGETALTPEKRFSGSGGSDPELSEAGRRQAACAAEAFAAQGTVQEIVSSPLRRCRETAEAVAGRLGLEVRVEDGLRETDFGVWEGLTFAEVRERHGADLTAWLASPDAAPTGGGESFAEVAERVSAARDRLIARHAGRTALLVTHVTPIKTLVRLALGAPPESLFRMELSPASVSTVAYYADGNASLRLLNDTSHLR, encoded by the coding sequence ATGCCCGCACCCCGCCGGCTGGTCGTCGAGGCGGACGGCGGCTCCCGGGGCAACCCGGGGCCCGCCGGCTACGGCGCCGTCGTCCTCGACCCCGTCGACGCCGCCACGCTCGCGGAGGCGGCCGAGTACATCGGCGTCGCCACGAACAACGTGGCGGAGTACCGGGGGCTGATCGCCGGTCTCACGGCGGTCAGGGACCTGTTCCCGGACACGCCCGTGCAGGTCCGCGTCCGGATGGACTCCAAGCTGGTGGTCGAGCAGATGTCGGGGCGCTGGAAGATCAAGCACCCCGACATGAAGCCGCTCGCCGAGGAGGCCGCACGCGTCCTGCCCGCCTCCTCGGTCACGTACGAGTGGATCCCGCGCGCGGAGAACAAGCACGCGGACCGGCTCGCCAACGAGGCCATGGACGCCGGCAAGCGGGGCGAGCAGTGGGACCCGGGGGCCTCGACCGCCGACGTGGAGACGACGCGCACGCGTATCCTCCACGAGCAGCAGCCTCCGTCCGGACCGCCCGGCGACGCGGTCGCCGGTGCCGCGAAGGTCCGCGCCGCCCTGGCCGCGGCCCGGCCGGTGGCCGCCCCGCAGCCGGAATCCGCCCAGGCCCCGCAGGTGGGCTGGGGCAGTGCGCCGGACCTGGGCGCGCCCGCCACGTTCCTCCTGCTCCGGCACGGCGAGACCGCCCTCACCCCCGAGAAGCGGTTCTCGGGAAGCGGTGGCAGCGACCCCGAGCTGTCGGAGGCCGGCCGTCGGCAGGCCGCCTGCGCGGCGGAGGCGTTCGCGGCACAGGGCACGGTCCAGGAGATCGTGAGCTCCCCGCTGCGACGCTGCCGTGAGACGGCGGAAGCCGTGGCCGGACGGCTCGGCCTGGAGGTCCGTGTCGAGGACGGCCTGCGCGAGACCGACTTCGGCGTCTGGGAGGGCCTCACCTTCGCCGAGGTACGGGAGCGCCACGGCGCGGACCTCACCGCCTGGCTGGCGTCGCCCGACGCGGCGCCCACGGGCGGCGGCGAGAGCTTCGCCGAGGTGGCGGAGCGGGTCTCGGCGGCACGCGACCGGCTGATCGCCCGTCACGCGGGCCGCACGGCGCTCCTGGTCACCCACGTCACCCCGATCAAGACCCTGGTGCGGCTCGCGCTCGGCGCCCCTCCGGAGTCGCTGTTCCGCATGGAGCTCTCACCCGCCTCCGTCTCGACGGTGGCGTACTACGCCGACGGGAACGCGTCGCTGAGACTCCTCAACGACACCTCGCACCTGCGGTAG
- a CDS encoding sulfite exporter TauE/SafE family protein has product MTWSTGLLGFVAGLLISVATAPVGVSGAVFLLPAQVSVLGVPSPAVTPTNLLYNVVSCPGALLRYRRGGALRGPLTRLLVAGAVPGVVIGAVVRVFAVPGPTVFRAFVAVLLFPLGAWLCVRTLRPVRRTDEAVPLSPRATRALALAVGIAGGVYGIGGGSLIGPVLVGRGVPVAKVAPAALACTFVTSLAGAGAYALLSLTATGDIAPDWALGLACGLGGLYGGYLGARLQPRLPEKALRLLLGVLALGIGLLYAVRAAS; this is encoded by the coding sequence GTGACCTGGTCCACGGGACTCCTGGGCTTCGTCGCCGGACTGCTGATCTCGGTGGCGACCGCGCCCGTGGGAGTGTCAGGCGCGGTGTTCCTGCTGCCTGCGCAGGTCAGCGTCCTGGGCGTGCCGAGCCCGGCGGTGACCCCGACCAACCTGCTGTACAACGTGGTCTCGTGCCCCGGCGCGCTCCTGCGCTACCGCCGCGGCGGTGCGCTGCGCGGTCCGCTGACCCGGCTGCTCGTGGCGGGCGCCGTACCGGGCGTGGTGATCGGGGCGGTGGTCCGGGTCTTCGCCGTGCCGGGGCCCACGGTCTTCCGGGCGTTCGTCGCCGTCCTGCTGTTCCCGCTGGGTGCCTGGCTCTGCGTGCGTACGCTGCGCCCCGTCCGCCGCACGGACGAGGCGGTGCCCCTGTCGCCCCGGGCCACCAGGGCCCTCGCCCTCGCAGTCGGGATCGCGGGCGGCGTGTACGGGATCGGCGGCGGCTCCCTGATCGGTCCGGTACTCGTCGGGCGGGGGGTGCCCGTCGCCAAGGTCGCGCCCGCCGCGCTGGCCTGCACGTTCGTCACGTCCCTTGCGGGGGCGGGCGCATACGCGTTGCTGTCGCTGACGGCCACCGGTGACATCGCGCCCGACTGGGCACTCGGCCTGGCCTGCGGCCTCGGCGGGCTCTACGGCGGCTACCTGGGAGCACGGCTCCAGCCCCGCCTCCCCGAGAAGGCGCTGAGGCTCCTGCTGGGCGTCCTCGCCCTGGGCATCGGCCTGCTGTACGCGGTCCGGGCGGCGAGCTGA
- the eda gene encoding bifunctional 4-hydroxy-2-oxoglutarate aldolase/2-dehydro-3-deoxy-phosphogluconate aldolase, whose amino-acid sequence MTSSAPAAVSASVLDLAPVVPVVVLEDAADAVPLARALVAGGLPAIEVTLRTAAALDAIRAIASEVPDAVVGAGTVISPAHVAETVAAGARFLVSPGWTDALLDAMKASGLPFLPGVSTTSEVVALLERGITEMKFFPAEAAGGTAYLKALASPLPQARFCPTGGVSLASAPSYLALPNVGCVGGSWMVPGDAVAAKDWARVERLAAGASALGRG is encoded by the coding sequence ATGACCTCCTCCGCGCCCGCCGCCGTGTCCGCCTCCGTGCTGGACCTCGCCCCCGTCGTCCCCGTCGTCGTCCTGGAGGACGCGGCCGACGCCGTGCCGCTGGCCCGCGCGCTCGTCGCGGGCGGACTGCCCGCCATCGAGGTCACGCTGCGCACGGCCGCCGCCCTCGACGCGATCCGGGCGATCGCCTCGGAGGTCCCGGACGCCGTGGTCGGCGCGGGCACGGTCATCTCCCCGGCGCACGTGGCGGAGACCGTCGCGGCAGGGGCCCGCTTCCTGGTCAGCCCCGGCTGGACGGACGCCCTGCTGGACGCGATGAAGGCCTCGGGCCTGCCGTTCCTGCCGGGCGTCTCGACGACGTCCGAGGTCGTGGCGCTGCTGGAGCGCGGGATCACGGAGATGAAGTTCTTCCCCGCCGAGGCCGCGGGCGGCACCGCGTATCTGAAGGCACTGGCCTCGCCGCTCCCCCAGGCCCGCTTCTGCCCGACGGGCGGCGTCTCCCTGGCCTCGGCACCGTCGTATCTGGCCCTGCCCAACGTCGGCTGTGTCGGCGGCAGCTGGATGGTGCCCGGCGACGCGGTGGCGGCGAAGGACTGGGCGCGCGTGGAGCGGCTGGCCGCCGGGGCGTCGGCACTGGGCCGCGGCTGA